From one Perca flavescens isolate YP-PL-M2 chromosome 19, PFLA_1.0, whole genome shotgun sequence genomic stretch:
- the LOC114545584 gene encoding baculoviral IAP repeat-containing protein 2-like — MASNVTMKSGGLINTPLGSHQQSSTQQPSGTTQGENQEVPMETDQLEEALMMKSPVVKEALQMGVPPHLIKPKLHAKILSDKDGYADVNELLKDLNM, encoded by the exons ATGGCTTCAAACGTTACCATGAAATCAGGAGGCCTGATCAACACTCCATTG GGTTCCCACcaacagagctcaacacaaCAACCTTCAGGTACCACACAGGG GGAGAACCAGGAGGTTCCCATGGAAACAGACCAGCTGGAGGAGGCCCTGATGATGAAGAGCCCGGTGGTGAAGGAGGCTCTGCAGATGGGTGTTCCTCCTCACCTCATCAAGCCAAAACTTCACGCTAAGATCCTGTCTGACAAAGACGGCTACGCTGACGTCAATGAGCTTCTCAAGGATCTGAACATGTAG